The Nocardioides humi genome includes a region encoding these proteins:
- a CDS encoding FAD-dependent oxidoreductase — protein MSGTVVGAAPLQQEYDVVVVGSGGGALTGAALAASAGLSTLVLERTPLIGGTSAYSGGACWLPGTDVQQRAGLPDSTEGARAYLAAVLDDPDPARVEALLTQAPRLVARLEADPLLEFEWIPFSEYYDAPGRVPMGRSIQPRSIRREDLDPAVAALVRPPVERDRAGRPGRSTLSGGQALIARLAAMTVREGGTIATGRQATGFGRDADGRATTVRYDGPDGPAEVTARRGILIAAGGFEGSPERRTAHGTPGDAAWTMAPRGTNTGEVIDAAAEIGAATDWSGEGWFCPGLQQPDGGGAFTLGFRGGLMVDGSARRYGNECLPYDRFGRIMAQAPERTPSWFVFDAREDGRLPAIAMPEGERAEHLAAGTWMEADTLEDLAVATGLDPDALVATVERYNAFAAAGKDEDFGRGEDEYDTFFAGGGGASAALVPVDRPPYTAARFVLSDLGTKGGLVTDASARVLDTDGRPIPGLYAASNSTASVFGSAYPGPGAPLGAAMTFASLAVADMQG, from the coding sequence ATGAGTGGCACGGTGGTCGGGGCGGCGCCCCTGCAGCAGGAGTACGACGTCGTGGTGGTCGGCTCGGGCGGGGGCGCGCTGACCGGCGCCGCCCTCGCGGCGTCGGCCGGGCTCAGCACCCTGGTGCTGGAGCGGACGCCGCTGATCGGCGGGACGTCGGCGTACTCCGGCGGCGCGTGCTGGCTGCCCGGGACCGACGTGCAGCAGCGGGCCGGGCTGCCGGACTCGACCGAGGGGGCGCGCGCCTACCTGGCCGCCGTGCTCGACGACCCGGACCCCGCGCGGGTGGAGGCGCTGCTCACGCAGGCGCCGCGGCTGGTCGCGCGCCTCGAGGCGGACCCGCTCCTGGAGTTCGAGTGGATCCCGTTCTCGGAGTACTACGACGCCCCCGGGCGGGTGCCGATGGGCCGCTCGATCCAGCCGAGGAGCATCCGGCGGGAGGATCTCGACCCTGCCGTCGCGGCGCTGGTGCGGCCGCCGGTCGAGCGCGACCGCGCCGGCCGGCCCGGCCGGTCCACGCTGTCCGGCGGGCAGGCGCTGATCGCGCGACTGGCGGCGATGACCGTGCGCGAGGGCGGCACGATCGCGACCGGCCGGCAGGCGACCGGCTTCGGCCGGGACGCCGACGGCCGCGCCACCACGGTCCGATATGACGGCCCGGACGGGCCGGCAGAGGTCACTGCCCGGCGGGGCATCCTGATCGCGGCCGGCGGCTTCGAGGGCAGCCCCGAGCGTCGTACCGCGCACGGCACGCCCGGCGACGCCGCGTGGACGATGGCGCCGCGGGGCACCAACACCGGCGAGGTGATCGACGCGGCCGCGGAGATCGGCGCGGCGACCGACTGGTCCGGCGAGGGCTGGTTCTGCCCCGGTCTGCAGCAGCCGGACGGCGGCGGCGCGTTCACCCTCGGCTTCCGCGGCGGCCTGATGGTGGACGGCTCGGCCCGGCGCTACGGCAACGAGTGCCTGCCCTACGACCGGTTCGGCCGGATCATGGCCCAGGCTCCCGAGCGGACACCGTCGTGGTTCGTCTTCGACGCGCGCGAGGACGGGCGGCTGCCCGCGATCGCGATGCCCGAGGGCGAGCGCGCCGAGCACCTCGCCGCCGGCACCTGGATGGAGGCCGACACCCTCGAGGACCTCGCCGTCGCGACCGGCCTCGACCCGGACGCACTGGTCGCGACGGTCGAGCGCTACAACGCGTTCGCGGCGGCCGGCAAGGACGAGGACTTCGGCCGCGGCGAGGACGAGTACGACACCTTCTTCGCCGGGGGCGGCGGAGCGTCGGCCGCACTCGTGCCGGTCGACCGGCCGCCGTACACCGCGGCCCGCTTCGTGCTCTCCGACCTCGGCACGAAGGGCGGCCTCGTCACCGACGCGAGCGCCCGCGTGCTCGACACGGACGGCCGCCCGATCCCCGGCCTGTACGCCGCCAGCAACTCCACCGCCTCGGTGTTCGGGTCCGCCTACCCCGGCCCCGGGGCGCCGCTCGGTGCGGCGATGACGTTCGCGTCCCTGGCGGTGGCGGACATGCAGGGCTGA
- a CDS encoding C40 family peptidase: protein MSTIVSRAAARLLVVPVLAAVFLVAPTPSAHADDDASSLVLPAEQAKEEAAGHQDGKSKAAKKAEKRIDKVMATVRSRAGKPYRYGAAGPNAFDCSGLVQWVYRHVGKRLPRTSGAQAGATQRVRSPRVGDLVFFTSGSRVYHVGIYAGAHTLWHASRPGVPVRKERIWTSSVFYGRVR, encoded by the coding sequence ATGTCCACCATCGTGTCGCGCGCTGCCGCGCGCCTGCTCGTCGTACCCGTCCTCGCGGCGGTGTTCCTCGTCGCCCCGACCCCGTCGGCCCACGCCGACGACGACGCCTCCTCGCTCGTCCTGCCGGCCGAGCAGGCCAAGGAGGAGGCGGCCGGCCACCAGGACGGCAAGAGCAAGGCGGCGAAGAAGGCCGAGAAGCGCATCGACAAGGTCATGGCCACGGTCCGCTCGCGGGCCGGCAAGCCCTACCGGTACGGCGCCGCCGGCCCGAACGCGTTCGACTGCTCGGGCCTGGTGCAGTGGGTGTACCGCCACGTCGGGAAGCGACTGCCCCGCACCTCCGGCGCCCAGGCCGGCGCCACCCAGCGGGTCCGCAGCCCGCGGGTCGGCGACCTGGTGTTCTTCACCAGCGGCAGCCGCGTCTACCACGTCGGCATCTACGCCGGCGCCCACACCCTCTGGCACGCGTCGCGGCCCGGCGTGCCCGTCCGCAAGGAGCGGATCTGGACGAGCTCGGTCTTCTACGGCCGGGTGCGCTGA
- a CDS encoding MarR family winged helix-turn-helix transcriptional regulator, with protein MSTTTRWLDDEEQQAWRAWVDLNAQLSARLNRELQAVSGLSLSDYEILVALTDPDVPDRALRMYELGERLQWEKSRVSKQVSRMEARGLVERRHCPDDRRGAFVDLTDAGQAAIAAAAPGHVALVRELFFEGLSAEQVRSLGRFAATVLDRLAD; from the coding sequence GTGAGTACGACGACGCGGTGGCTCGACGACGAGGAGCAGCAGGCCTGGCGGGCCTGGGTCGACCTCAACGCGCAGCTGTCCGCGCGCCTCAACCGCGAGCTCCAGGCCGTCAGCGGGCTCTCGCTGTCCGACTACGAGATCCTGGTCGCCCTCACCGACCCCGACGTCCCGGACCGTGCGCTGCGGATGTACGAGCTCGGCGAGCGGCTGCAGTGGGAGAAGAGCCGGGTGTCCAAGCAGGTCTCCCGGATGGAGGCCCGCGGCCTCGTCGAGCGCCGCCACTGCCCCGACGACCGGCGCGGCGCCTTCGTCGACCTGACCGACGCCGGCCAGGCCGCGATCGCCGCCGCCGCCCCCGGGCACGTCGCGCTCGTGCGCGAGCTGTTCTTCGAGGGGCTCAGCGCCGAGCAGGTGCGCAGTCTCGGCCGGTTCGCGGCCACCGTGCTGGACCGCCTGGCCGACTGA
- a CDS encoding glyceraldehyde-3-phosphate dehydrogenase, which translates to MSVIEDKFTRWKHHEELAEAMIPIVGKLHREKDVTILLHSRSLVNKSVVSILKTHRFARMIEGEELSVTDTFPFLQAIAGLDIAAAKIDLALLLKAYKENGAGQDVAAFTATVLADAIGDHKSAAPGPQDVVLYGFGRIGRLVARLLVEKSGSGNGLRLRAVVVRKGKGEDLKKRASLLRRDSIHGAFNGSITVDEERSQIIANGNVIQVIYSNSPEEVDYTAYGIADAILIDNTGIWRDRAGLSSHLRPGIAKVLLTAPGKGDVPNIVHGINHLEVDPAERVLSCASCTTNAIVPPLKAMDEEFGITRGHVETVHSFTNDQNLLDNYHKADRRGRSAPLNLVITETGAASAVAKVLPGLDAKITGNSIRVPTPDVSIAILSLQLQRETSRDEVLEHLRKVSLTGPLSRQLDYTEATDAVSSDFIGSRAASIVDGNAAIVDGDSAILYVWYDNEFGYSCQVVRTVQHISGVEYPTLPRV; encoded by the coding sequence TTGAGCGTCATCGAGGACAAGTTCACCCGCTGGAAGCACCACGAGGAGCTGGCGGAGGCGATGATCCCGATCGTCGGCAAGCTCCACCGCGAGAAGGACGTGACGATCCTCCTCCACAGCCGCTCGCTGGTGAACAAGTCGGTGGTCAGCATCCTCAAGACCCACCGCTTCGCCCGGATGATCGAGGGCGAGGAGCTCTCGGTGACCGACACCTTCCCCTTCCTGCAGGCGATCGCCGGCCTCGACATCGCCGCCGCCAAGATCGACCTCGCGCTGCTGCTCAAGGCCTACAAGGAGAACGGCGCCGGCCAGGACGTCGCCGCCTTCACCGCGACGGTGCTCGCCGACGCGATCGGTGACCACAAGTCCGCGGCCCCGGGCCCGCAGGACGTCGTGCTCTACGGCTTCGGGCGCATCGGCCGGCTCGTCGCCCGCCTGCTCGTCGAGAAGTCCGGCTCCGGCAACGGCCTGCGGCTGCGCGCGGTCGTCGTCCGCAAGGGCAAGGGCGAGGACCTCAAGAAGCGCGCCTCGCTGCTGCGCCGCGACTCGATCCACGGCGCCTTCAACGGGTCGATCACGGTCGACGAGGAGAGGAGCCAGATCATCGCCAACGGCAACGTGATCCAGGTGATCTACTCCAACTCCCCCGAGGAGGTCGACTACACGGCGTACGGCATCGCCGACGCCATCCTGATCGACAACACCGGCATCTGGCGCGACCGGGCGGGCCTGTCCAGCCACCTGCGGCCCGGCATCGCGAAGGTGCTGCTGACCGCGCCGGGCAAGGGCGACGTCCCGAACATCGTGCACGGCATCAACCACCTCGAGGTCGACCCGGCCGAGCGGGTGCTCTCCTGCGCGTCGTGCACCACCAACGCGATCGTGCCGCCCCTGAAGGCGATGGACGAGGAGTTCGGCATCACCCGGGGCCACGTCGAGACGGTCCACTCGTTCACCAACGACCAGAACCTGCTCGACAACTACCACAAGGCCGACCGCCGCGGCCGCTCCGCTCCGCTCAACCTGGTCATCACCGAGACCGGCGCCGCCTCGGCCGTCGCGAAGGTGCTGCCCGGCCTCGACGCCAAGATCACCGGCAACTCGATCCGGGTCCCCACGCCCGACGTGTCGATCGCGATCCTGTCGCTGCAGCTCCAGCGGGAGACCAGCCGTGACGAGGTCCTCGAGCACCTGCGCAAGGTCTCGCTGACCGGCCCGCTGAGCCGCCAGCTCGACTACACCGAGGCCACCGACGCCGTCTCCAGCGACTTCATCGGCTCGCGGGCGGCCTCGATCGTCGACGGCAACGCGGCGATCGTCGACGGCGACAGCGCGATCCTCTACGTCTGGTACGACAACGAGTTCGGCTACTCCTGCCAGGTGGTGCGCACCGTGCAGCACATCTCCGGCGTGGAGTACCCCACCCTGCCGCGCGTCTGA
- a CDS encoding FAD-binding and (Fe-S)-binding domain-containing protein → MSRGSGRRADRPPGVEGVETRSDGATVAAYSYDASSYRVTPRLVAFPAGVDDVRAVLETARRHDLPVTARGGGTSMAGNAVGEGIVIDLSRRMNRVLEVDVAGRSVRLEPGVVLDDLNRRLADHGLEFAPDPSSHSRATVGGMVGNDACGNHSVAHGRTSDHILELDLVLADGAYVRATRGGVVALDDRDVSVGAAEHLERELRSIASDHLATLRTELGRIPRQVSGFQLHRLLPENGFDVARALVGSEGTCAVIVAAKVSLVARTRAEATLVLGYRDLIAAADDVPRILEAAPSAVEALDERIVTTLRERRGDDSVAGLPQGTAWLIVEIQDDDAGRDDGHDRLYALASDLRARGRLVDFAVVTDGSERSRLWRVREDGAGLTARPSDGRITWAGWEDAAVAPDRLGSYLRDFCELMGSRQITGVMYGHFGAGCVHVRLDFDLETAEGRRRMAVFVREAATIVASHGGTVSGEHGDGRARSELLPLMYSADALEAFRRFKRAFDPSARLNPGIVVDPVALDRDVLAPGGRGAAPPGRTVLALHQDGGSFARAVGRCIGVGRCRADAGGFMCPSFRASGEELDSTRGRARVLQEMVDGRVVTDGWRSTEVREALDLCLSCKACSTDCPVGVDIAAYKSEFSHHHYRRRLRPRSHYSLGWLPVWLRLAGMLPAVSNWVLRSRVVGRLMRWAGGVTQRRELPTVHSWRSSRPPSGQRRRAGHGEPVVLFRDTFTRAFRPGLVGDALEVLDSTGRVATPAPDLCCGLTWITTGQLGVARRILRRTVRVLDESGDADIVVLEPSCASALRADVPELLASDAARRVAGRVRTLSEVIGQAVESGWVPPALDGEALLQTHCHEHATFGSGTSRAVAQALGLRVEQVEGCCGLAGNFGFEASHYDTSMAVAEQGLGPRLRAMSRGSAVIADGFSCGTQIDHVLGQSGRASHIATVVARALPAQRTRP, encoded by the coding sequence GTGAGCCGAGGGAGCGGGAGGCGAGCCGACCGCCCGCCCGGCGTCGAGGGCGTCGAGACGCGCTCCGACGGCGCCACGGTGGCGGCCTACTCGTACGATGCGAGCAGCTACCGGGTGACCCCTCGTCTGGTCGCCTTCCCCGCCGGGGTCGACGATGTCCGCGCCGTTCTGGAGACGGCGCGACGTCACGACCTCCCGGTCACCGCGCGAGGCGGGGGGACCAGCATGGCCGGCAATGCCGTGGGCGAGGGGATCGTCATCGACCTCTCGCGACGGATGAACCGGGTGCTGGAGGTCGACGTCGCGGGCCGAAGCGTCCGGCTGGAGCCGGGGGTGGTGCTCGACGACCTGAACCGCCGGCTGGCGGATCACGGGCTGGAGTTCGCCCCGGATCCCTCCTCGCACAGTCGGGCGACCGTCGGCGGCATGGTCGGGAACGATGCCTGCGGCAACCACTCCGTCGCGCACGGAAGAACGTCCGACCACATCCTCGAGCTCGACCTGGTACTCGCGGACGGCGCCTACGTGCGGGCCACGCGCGGCGGCGTGGTTGCGCTCGACGACCGGGACGTGTCGGTCGGGGCCGCCGAGCATCTCGAGCGCGAGCTCCGGAGCATCGCGAGCGATCACCTGGCCACCCTGCGGACCGAGCTCGGGCGGATTCCGCGGCAGGTGTCGGGGTTCCAGTTGCATCGGCTGCTGCCGGAGAACGGCTTCGACGTCGCCCGAGCCCTGGTCGGCTCCGAGGGCACGTGTGCGGTGATCGTCGCGGCGAAGGTCTCCCTGGTCGCGCGGACCCGCGCCGAGGCGACCCTGGTGCTCGGCTATCGCGACCTGATCGCCGCGGCGGACGACGTTCCGCGGATCCTCGAGGCGGCCCCCTCGGCCGTCGAGGCCCTCGACGAGCGCATCGTCACGACCCTGCGTGAGCGACGCGGTGACGACTCCGTGGCCGGGCTGCCGCAGGGCACGGCATGGCTGATCGTGGAGATCCAAGACGACGACGCCGGGCGCGACGACGGGCATGACCGCCTGTACGCCCTCGCCTCCGACCTCCGGGCCCGAGGACGCCTGGTCGACTTCGCGGTCGTGACCGACGGGAGCGAGCGGTCACGACTCTGGCGGGTTCGGGAGGACGGGGCCGGCCTGACGGCTCGGCCCTCGGACGGGCGGATCACGTGGGCCGGCTGGGAGGACGCCGCCGTCGCGCCGGACCGTCTCGGGTCCTATCTGCGGGACTTCTGCGAGCTGATGGGGAGTCGGCAGATCACGGGCGTGATGTACGGCCACTTCGGGGCCGGCTGCGTGCACGTGCGTCTCGACTTCGACCTCGAGACGGCCGAGGGGCGCAGGAGGATGGCCGTGTTCGTGCGCGAGGCGGCCACGATCGTCGCCTCCCATGGTGGCACCGTCTCCGGTGAGCACGGCGACGGCAGGGCGCGCAGCGAGCTTCTGCCGCTGATGTACAGCGCGGACGCGCTGGAGGCCTTCCGGAGGTTCAAGCGCGCCTTCGACCCCTCGGCCCGTCTCAACCCGGGCATCGTCGTCGACCCTGTGGCCTTGGACCGGGATGTCCTGGCTCCCGGTGGGCGGGGTGCCGCACCGCCGGGCCGGACGGTACTGGCACTGCACCAGGACGGCGGGTCCTTCGCCCGTGCCGTCGGCCGGTGCATCGGGGTCGGGAGGTGCCGGGCAGACGCCGGGGGCTTCATGTGTCCCAGCTTCCGCGCGAGTGGCGAGGAGCTCGACTCGACGAGGGGCCGCGCTCGGGTCCTCCAGGAGATGGTGGACGGACGCGTGGTCACCGACGGGTGGCGGTCCACGGAGGTTCGTGAGGCACTCGATCTCTGCCTGTCCTGCAAGGCGTGCTCGACGGACTGTCCGGTCGGCGTCGACATCGCGGCGTACAAGTCCGAGTTCAGCCACCACCACTATCGACGCCGTCTCCGCCCGCGCTCCCACTACTCCCTCGGTTGGCTTCCCGTCTGGCTGCGGCTGGCGGGGATGCTACCGGCGGTCTCGAACTGGGTCCTCCGCAGCCGGGTGGTGGGGCGCCTGATGCGGTGGGCGGGTGGTGTGACGCAGCGTCGGGAGCTGCCGACGGTCCACTCCTGGCGGTCGTCGCGCCCACCCTCAGGGCAGAGGCGTCGGGCCGGGCACGGCGAGCCGGTGGTGCTGTTCCGCGACACCTTCACCCGCGCCTTCCGCCCGGGGCTCGTCGGGGACGCCCTGGAGGTGCTGGACAGCACCGGCAGGGTGGCGACGCCGGCCCCCGACCTGTGCTGCGGCCTGACCTGGATCACCACCGGTCAGCTCGGAGTCGCGAGGAGGATCCTCCGGCGCACCGTCCGGGTCCTGGACGAGTCCGGGGACGCCGACATCGTCGTCCTCGAGCCCAGTTGTGCGAGCGCCCTCCGCGCCGACGTACCCGAGCTCCTGGCCTCCGACGCGGCGCGACGGGTGGCCGGGCGCGTGCGGACGCTGAGCGAGGTCATCGGACAGGCCGTCGAGTCCGGGTGGGTGCCTCCAGCGCTGGACGGGGAGGCGCTGCTGCAGACCCACTGCCACGAGCACGCGACGTTCGGGTCGGGCACGTCGAGGGCCGTGGCCCAGGCTCTGGGGCTTCGGGTCGAGCAGGTCGAGGGATGCTGCGGTCTCGCCGGCAACTTCGGCTTCGAGGCATCCCACTACGACACCTCGATGGCGGTCGCCGAGCAGGGACTCGGGCCTCGTCTGCGCGCGATGTCCCGAGGGAGCGCCGTGATCGCGGACGGGTTCAGCTGCGGCACCCAGATCGACCACGTGCTCGGGCAGAGCGGGCGGGCGAGCCACATCGCCACCGTGGTCGCCCGTGCCCTGCCTGCTCAGCGCACCCGGCCGTAG